A part of Pseudomonas sp. HR96 genomic DNA contains:
- a CDS encoding EAL domain-containing protein — translation MDTSAGSPAVAMNHRSHTRKLILTMAILFCLGALVALGGLWNVARTLNQEALQQSRFYAVRALDNRMAATAQELIQNSFWTSGYDHLNGLVDIDWAFTERNLGPALFTESGYEGVFVADQAAVKYAMLRGQLSAQPADRLLPLPRRELLQAVQSQAPQRAPVSRYALFEGWPAIVTAAAILPDDDRPAVPSDSTSMLVFVDQLTPTKLRKLGLDYDLHGLALVDDQHLAADQPRLSLAQTGFNLTWQAPRPGLRLLHAVLPPLSLALLVLCVLMVYFFRFALRSSRTIASNFTDLAQTNSALEASEDRFRAVAEAASDWIWETDAQFHLTYLSARFVEVTGYPGDNWLGQPIDGLLECETTPLTAWMQTLHDSPNVTPLRCHYRDKAGQLRYSRIAARAVVRHGEVWGYRGTASDITDEVAAHAQIQHLSMHDALTGLCNRNRLTRYLDEALALKEHSPQLTVLLLDLDSFKPINDSLGHPAGDAVLLEVAGRLRESTRDQDLVSRIGGDEFVIVLSSMHNRPEIDRFCQRLIENLHRPILHDGHTLHVGVSIGVAQSGVQGFEAGELIRCADIALYQAKADGKNTWRYFAAQMNERIQHRRQLETELREAVKQGQFVLHFQPRYRLDGQEIVSVEALVRWQHPIEGLIGPDAFIPLAEQTDLIVPLGRWVLREACETALDWAQPLMVSVNLSPAQFARSDVVKDVRDVLVQTGFPAARLELEITENVMLNDVDGALATMVALKELGVRLNMDDFGTGYSSLGYLRTYPFDGLKIDKRFIASMGNGANDHAVVQAIINLGRAMGLTVTAEGVETQEQLDTLGLDDCHEVQGYFLSRPIDKQAFSRLLKAQPALELERRVGRL, via the coding sequence ATGGACACATCCGCCGGCTCTCCCGCGGTTGCCATGAACCATCGAAGCCACACCCGCAAACTCATCCTGACCATGGCGATTCTCTTCTGCCTCGGCGCACTGGTGGCCTTGGGCGGGCTATGGAACGTGGCCCGCACCTTGAACCAGGAGGCCCTGCAGCAGAGCCGCTTCTACGCCGTCAGGGCCCTCGACAATCGCATGGCGGCCACCGCCCAGGAACTGATCCAGAACTCGTTCTGGACCTCCGGCTACGACCATTTGAATGGCCTCGTGGACATCGACTGGGCCTTTACCGAACGCAACCTGGGCCCGGCGCTGTTTACCGAGAGCGGCTACGAAGGGGTGTTCGTCGCCGACCAGGCGGCGGTCAAGTACGCCATGCTGCGCGGCCAACTGAGCGCACAACCGGCCGACCGCCTGCTACCGCTGCCGCGCCGGGAGCTGCTCCAGGCGGTGCAGAGCCAGGCGCCGCAACGGGCGCCCGTGAGCCGCTACGCACTGTTCGAAGGCTGGCCGGCGATCGTCACCGCCGCCGCCATCCTGCCCGACGACGACCGGCCAGCGGTGCCCAGCGACAGCACCTCGATGCTGGTATTCGTCGACCAGCTGACCCCCACCAAGCTGCGTAAACTGGGCCTGGACTACGACCTGCACGGCCTGGCCCTGGTGGACGACCAGCACCTGGCCGCCGATCAGCCGCGCCTGAGCCTGGCGCAGACCGGCTTCAACCTCACCTGGCAGGCGCCCCGCCCCGGCCTGCGCCTGCTGCATGCAGTGCTGCCGCCCCTGAGCCTGGCGCTGCTGGTGCTGTGTGTGCTGATGGTCTACTTCTTTCGCTTCGCCCTGCGCAGCTCGCGCACCATCGCCTCGAACTTCACGGACCTGGCGCAGACCAACTCGGCCCTGGAAGCCAGCGAGGATCGCTTTCGCGCGGTGGCCGAGGCGGCGTCCGACTGGATCTGGGAAACCGACGCGCAATTTCACCTCACCTACCTGTCGGCGCGCTTCGTCGAAGTCACCGGCTACCCCGGCGACAACTGGCTGGGCCAGCCGATCGACGGCCTGCTGGAATGCGAGACCACGCCGCTGACCGCCTGGATGCAGACCCTGCACGATAGCCCCAACGTTACCCCGCTGCGCTGTCATTACCGCGACAAGGCCGGCCAGCTGCGCTATTCGCGGATCGCTGCGCGCGCCGTGGTGCGCCATGGCGAGGTCTGGGGCTATCGCGGCACCGCCAGCGACATCACCGACGAGGTCGCCGCCCACGCGCAGATCCAGCACCTGTCGATGCATGACGCGCTGACCGGCCTGTGCAACCGCAACCGCCTGACCCGTTACCTGGATGAAGCCCTGGCACTCAAGGAGCATTCGCCGCAGCTGACCGTCCTGCTGTTGGACCTCGACAGCTTCAAGCCGATCAACGATTCGCTGGGCCACCCCGCCGGTGATGCGGTGTTGCTGGAGGTGGCCGGGCGCCTGCGCGAAAGCACCCGCGACCAGGACCTGGTGTCACGCATCGGCGGCGACGAATTTGTCATCGTCCTTTCCAGCATGCACAACCGCCCGGAAATCGACCGCTTCTGCCAGCGCCTGATCGAAAACCTGCACCGGCCGATCCTGCACGATGGCCACACCCTGCACGTGGGCGTCAGCATCGGCGTGGCGCAGAGCGGCGTGCAGGGGTTCGAGGCCGGCGAGCTGATCCGTTGCGCCGACATCGCCCTGTATCAGGCCAAGGCCGACGGCAAGAACACCTGGCGCTACTTCGCCGCACAGATGAACGAGCGCATCCAGCACCGCCGCCAGCTGGAAACCGAATTGCGCGAGGCGGTCAAGCAGGGGCAGTTCGTCCTGCACTTCCAGCCGCGCTATCGCCTCGACGGCCAGGAAATCGTTTCGGTGGAGGCGCTGGTGCGCTGGCAGCATCCGATCGAGGGCCTGATCGGCCCCGATGCGTTCATTCCCCTGGCCGAGCAGACCGACCTGATCGTGCCCCTGGGCCGCTGGGTGTTGCGCGAAGCCTGCGAAACCGCGCTGGACTGGGCGCAGCCGTTAATGGTGTCGGTCAACCTGTCGCCGGCGCAATTCGCCCGCAGCGACGTGGTCAAGGACGTGCGCGATGTGCTGGTGCAGACCGGGTTTCCCGCCGCGCGCCTGGAGCTGGAGATCACCGAGAACGTCATGCTCAATGATGTCGACGGCGCACTGGCGACCATGGTCGCGCTCAAGGAGCTGGGCGTGCGCCTGAACATGGACGACTTCGGCACCGGCTATTCGTCGCTGGGCTACCTGCGCACCTATCCGTTCGACGGGCTGAAAATCGACAAGCGCTTCATCGCCTCCATGGGCAACGGCGCCAACGACCATGCGGTGGTGCAGGCGATCATCAACCTGGGCCGGGCCATGGGCCTGACCGTCACCGCCGAGGGCGTCGAGACCCAGGAGCAGCTGGACACCCTGGGCCTGGACGATTGCCACGAGGTGCAGGGCTACTTCCTCAGCCGCCCGATCGACAAGCAGGCCTTCAGCCGCCTGCTCAAGGCCCAGCCGGCCCTGGAGCTTGAGCGGCGGGTGGGGCGGCTGTAG
- a CDS encoding GyrI-like domain-containing protein, which translates to MSESSAEQPVLTPARFEDGRGLIIAGFGERFTLETASGIPALWQEFAPFLGKVPGQQGIVSYGVCCHPDGHGGFEYIAGVEVNTLEGLPEAFRTVQLTPQHYAVFEHQGHISTIGQTFKAIWQQWLPGSDYETADAPEYERYGEHFEALTGTGGLEIWLPVRPKAQA; encoded by the coding sequence ATGTCAGAGAGCAGTGCAGAACAACCCGTCCTCACCCCGGCCCGTTTCGAAGACGGTCGCGGCCTGATCATCGCCGGTTTCGGCGAGCGCTTCACCCTTGAGACTGCCAGTGGCATCCCGGCCTTGTGGCAGGAGTTCGCCCCATTTCTGGGCAAGGTCCCCGGCCAGCAGGGGATAGTCAGCTATGGCGTGTGCTGCCACCCGGACGGCCACGGCGGCTTCGAGTACATCGCCGGCGTCGAGGTGAACACGCTGGAAGGGCTGCCCGAGGCGTTTCGCACCGTGCAGCTGACGCCGCAGCATTATGCGGTGTTCGAACACCAGGGCCACATTTCCACCATCGGCCAGACCTTCAAGGCAATCTGGCAGCAATGGCTGCCGGGCAGCGACTACGAGACGGCCGACGCGCCGGAGTACGAGCGCTACGGCGAGCACTTCGAGGCGCTCACCGGAACCGGCGGCCTGGAAATCTGGCTGCCGGTGCGGCCCAAGGCCCAGGCCTGA
- a CDS encoding phosphoethanolamine--lipid A transferase, with amino-acid sequence MLKRVSSTRLVLLFSLALVALYNLETWKAVNSLVQLDGIKAIGFNISWAVFLWAAFSLLLMPFSFRPTLKPVLSIIALCSAAAAYFMNDYGIAIDTVMIQNILETNPGEAKALLSVKLLVYLAVLGLLPIILIWRWPVAYRRPLPGLLNKLLVMVACVVLILVSVGAFYSTYAPVFRQPDKLTHFINPTNYIYAVGKLGKGQLGLKQDIKVQTVGEDARMSNAAQARPKKSLMVFVVGETARADHFSLDGYGRETNPELKQLDILNFTQVHSCGTSTAVSVPCMFSMFPRKEYSDRKGKTYEGLLDIAQRAGVQVLWLDNNSDCKGTCLRVPHKDIPKSQASPFCDGTNCLDESLLVGLQDYIDSLTDNAIIVLHADGSHGPEYYDRYPKDKEQFTPVCRTNQLGSCSHDELINVYDNTILYTDHFLAQVVALLKKNQEKYDTSMLYVSDHGESLGENGMYLHAAPYAIAPESQTHVPMVFWFGDQTLKDAGVDRDCLQAKRDQPDLSHDYMFHSVLGLLGVETHVYDASLDMFHSCRSAAPR; translated from the coding sequence ATGCTCAAGCGTGTCAGCTCCACTCGGCTGGTCTTGCTGTTCTCACTGGCGCTGGTGGCGTTGTACAACCTGGAGACGTGGAAGGCCGTCAACTCGCTGGTGCAACTGGACGGCATCAAGGCCATCGGCTTCAACATTTCCTGGGCGGTATTCCTCTGGGCCGCCTTCAGCCTGCTGCTGATGCCGTTTTCATTCCGCCCCACGCTCAAGCCGGTGCTGTCGATCATCGCGTTGTGCTCGGCCGCTGCCGCCTACTTCATGAACGACTACGGCATCGCCATCGACACGGTGATGATCCAGAACATCCTGGAGACCAACCCGGGTGAGGCCAAGGCCCTGCTCAGCGTCAAGCTGTTAGTCTACCTCGCCGTGCTCGGCCTGTTGCCGATCATCCTCATCTGGCGCTGGCCGGTGGCCTACCGCCGACCGCTGCCGGGGCTGCTCAACAAGTTGCTGGTGATGGTCGCCTGCGTGGTGCTGATCCTGGTGTCGGTGGGCGCCTTCTATTCCACCTACGCCCCGGTATTCCGCCAGCCGGACAAACTGACCCACTTCATCAACCCGACCAACTACATCTATGCGGTCGGCAAGCTGGGCAAGGGCCAGCTGGGCCTCAAGCAGGACATCAAGGTGCAGACCGTGGGCGAGGATGCGCGCATGAGCAATGCCGCCCAGGCCCGGCCGAAGAAGAGCCTGATGGTGTTCGTGGTCGGCGAGACCGCCCGCGCCGACCATTTCTCGCTGGATGGCTATGGCCGCGAGACCAACCCGGAACTCAAGCAGCTCGACATCCTCAACTTCACCCAGGTGCATTCCTGCGGCACTTCCACGGCGGTGTCGGTGCCGTGCATGTTCTCGATGTTCCCGCGCAAGGAATACAGCGACAGGAAGGGCAAAACCTACGAGGGCCTGCTGGACATCGCCCAGCGCGCCGGTGTGCAGGTGCTGTGGCTGGACAACAACAGCGACTGCAAGGGCACCTGTCTGCGTGTGCCCCACAAGGACATCCCCAAGAGCCAGGCCAGCCCGTTCTGCGACGGCACCAACTGCCTCGACGAATCGCTGCTGGTGGGCCTGCAGGACTACATCGACAGCCTGACCGACAACGCTATCATCGTGCTCCATGCCGACGGCAGCCACGGCCCGGAATACTACGACCGCTACCCCAAGGACAAGGAGCAGTTCACCCCGGTGTGCCGCACCAACCAGCTGGGCAGCTGCAGCCACGACGAGCTGATCAACGTGTATGACAACACCATCCTCTACACCGACCACTTCCTGGCCCAGGTGGTGGCGTTGCTGAAGAAGAATCAGGAGAAGTACGACACCTCGATGCTCTACGTGTCCGACCACGGCGAGTCGCTGGGCGAGAACGGCATGTACCTGCACGCCGCCCCCTATGCCATCGCCCCGGAGAGCCAGACCCACGTGCCGATGGTGTTCTGGTTCGGCGACCAGACCCTCAAGGACGCTGGGGTCGACCGCGACTGCCTGCAGGCCAAGCGCGACCAGCCGGACCTGAGCCACGACTACATGTTCCATTCGGTGCTGGGCCTGCTGGGCGTCGAAACCCATGTCTACGACGCTTCGCTGGACATGTTCCACAGCTGCCGCAGCGCTGCACCACGCTGA
- a CDS encoding GNAT family N-acetyltransferase, giving the protein MPTRLVDHDLLDEEQRQQLSELQILPEQKRWSGDIAGALHTLTSAPCPGIKGFALLDDERPVAFLLLKRPPFLPPWADEKAATLHALQVDSRQQGRGYGRACLRALPAASRAVWPRVRQLMLSVDSDNLAAMGLYLSEGWVDSGTAYRGRVGYERRLSLKI; this is encoded by the coding sequence GTGCCCACCCGCCTCGTGGACCATGACCTGCTCGACGAAGAGCAACGCCAACAGTTGAGCGAACTGCAGATACTGCCCGAGCAGAAACGCTGGTCGGGCGATATCGCCGGCGCCCTGCACACCCTGACCAGCGCGCCCTGCCCCGGCATCAAGGGCTTCGCACTGCTCGACGACGAGCGCCCGGTGGCCTTCCTGCTGCTCAAGCGCCCGCCGTTCCTGCCGCCCTGGGCCGACGAAAAGGCCGCCACCCTGCACGCCCTGCAGGTCGACAGCCGGCAGCAGGGCCGCGGTTACGGCCGCGCCTGCCTGCGAGCCCTGCCCGCCGCCAGCCGTGCCGTGTGGCCCCGGGTACGCCAGCTGATGCTGTCGGTCGATAGCGACAACCTGGCCGCCATGGGCCTGTACCTGAGCGAGGGCTGGGTCGACTCCGGGACCGCCTATCGCGGGCGTGTAGGATACGAACGGCGCCTTTCACTCAAGATTTGA
- a CDS encoding GAF domain-containing sensor histidine kinase — MGKSVATDIATIGRINAVPAILQVICETTGMRFAAVARVTDTTWTACAVLDNLGFGLKAGGELDLTTTLCHEIRGSHQTIIIDKASEDETYCDHHTPRIYQFESYISVPVFRTDGSFFGTICALDPRPAALKNSPIQPMMESFARLLAIQMESEENVQRTEAALLREREVAGLREQFIAVLGHDLRNPLFAITAGAELLERRDEDEKRLSIIRHILTSGRRATQLVEDVLDFARGRLGEGITLNLQPCPDLAEAIQHVVHEIQRVHPERVILLRVRDTQGIVCDRERVCQLLSNLLGNAINHGASDSPIHVSAEMLGDAFVIAVHNLGQPIPLAVQTQLFQPFTRPGAESTHRGLGLGLYIANQIAVAHGGHMEVLSTAEAGTLFSFHMPSTAPTLALT, encoded by the coding sequence ATGGGCAAATCAGTAGCCACCGACATCGCCACCATTGGCCGTATCAACGCGGTCCCGGCCATCCTGCAGGTGATCTGCGAGACCACCGGCATGCGTTTCGCGGCGGTCGCGCGCGTCACCGACACCACCTGGACCGCCTGCGCGGTGCTCGACAACCTCGGCTTCGGCCTCAAGGCCGGCGGCGAGCTCGACCTGACCACCACGCTGTGCCACGAGATCCGCGGCAGTCACCAGACCATCATCATCGACAAGGCCAGCGAAGACGAGACGTACTGCGACCACCACACGCCGCGCATCTACCAGTTCGAGAGCTACATCTCGGTGCCGGTGTTTCGCACCGATGGCAGCTTCTTCGGCACCATCTGCGCCCTCGACCCACGCCCCGCCGCCCTGAAGAACAGCCCCATCCAGCCGATGATGGAGTCGTTCGCGCGGCTGCTGGCGATCCAGATGGAAAGCGAGGAAAACGTCCAGCGCACCGAAGCCGCGCTGCTGCGCGAGCGCGAAGTGGCCGGGCTGCGCGAGCAGTTCATCGCGGTGCTGGGCCACGACCTGCGCAACCCGCTGTTCGCCATCACCGCCGGTGCCGAGCTGCTCGAGCGCCGTGACGAAGACGAAAAACGCCTGTCGATCATTCGCCACATCCTCACCAGCGGCCGGCGCGCGACGCAGCTGGTCGAGGACGTGCTCGACTTCGCCCGCGGACGCCTGGGCGAGGGCATCACCCTCAATTTGCAGCCCTGCCCGGACCTCGCCGAAGCTATCCAGCATGTGGTGCACGAGATCCAGCGGGTGCACCCCGAGCGCGTGATCCTGCTGCGGGTGCGCGACACCCAGGGCATCGTCTGCGACCGCGAGCGGGTCTGCCAGTTGCTCTCCAACCTGCTGGGCAATGCCATCAACCACGGCGCCAGCGACAGCCCGATACACGTCAGCGCGGAAATGCTCGGCGATGCCTTCGTCATCGCTGTGCACAACCTCGGCCAGCCGATCCCGCTGGCGGTGCAGACCCAGCTGTTCCAGCCGTTCACCCGCCCGGGCGCGGAGTCCACCCATCGCGGCCTCGGACTGGGGCTGTACATCGCCAACCAGATCGCCGTGGCCCATGGTGGCCACATGGAAGTGCTGTCCACCGCCGAAGCCGGTACGCTGTTCAGCTTCCATATGCCCTCCACGGCGCCGACCCTGGCGCTGACCTGA
- a CDS encoding MBL fold metallo-hydrolase codes for MASHPDLASSPAVPAHMASQRVDGQYRNLVTLPRDGFLKKLRIGVKYLLLKKPSNTRPDAPLPVQPLTTDDLTRAPDDSLWRLGHSTVLLKVRGHFFITDPVFGERASPVQWAGPRRFHPAPIAIEQLPPIKAVILSHDHYDHLDREAVLKLAPRTEHFLTTLGVGDRLIAWGIPAAKVRQLDWWEETEVDGTRFAATPTQHFSGRSLSDSNSTLWGSWVMIEPNWRLFFSGDSGYFPGFKQIGERYGPFDLTLMETGAYNVNWPSVHMQPEESLQAHLDLRGRRMLPIHNGTFDLAMHSWQEPFERITALAAAARVALSTPQMGQRESILAPDAGQPWWQGIGSAPGEPLLSPD; via the coding sequence ATGGCCAGTCATCCCGACCTCGCCTCGTCGCCTGCCGTCCCTGCCCACATGGCTTCGCAGCGGGTCGACGGCCAATACCGCAACCTGGTGACCCTGCCGCGCGACGGTTTCCTGAAAAAACTGCGCATCGGCGTCAAGTACCTGCTGCTGAAAAAGCCCAGCAATACCCGGCCCGACGCGCCACTGCCGGTGCAACCCTTGACCACCGATGACCTGACCCGAGCTCCAGACGACAGCCTCTGGCGGCTCGGCCACTCCACCGTGCTGCTCAAGGTGCGCGGGCATTTCTTCATCACCGACCCGGTGTTCGGCGAGCGCGCCTCGCCGGTGCAATGGGCCGGCCCCCGGCGCTTCCACCCTGCGCCGATCGCCATCGAGCAGCTGCCGCCGATCAAGGCGGTGATTCTCTCCCATGACCACTACGACCACCTCGACCGCGAAGCCGTGCTCAAGCTGGCGCCACGCACCGAGCATTTTCTCACCACCCTGGGCGTGGGCGACCGGCTGATTGCCTGGGGCATCCCGGCGGCCAAGGTGCGCCAGCTCGACTGGTGGGAGGAAACCGAGGTCGACGGCACCCGCTTCGCCGCCACCCCCACCCAGCATTTTTCCGGGCGCAGCCTGAGCGACAGCAACAGCACGCTCTGGGGGTCGTGGGTGATGATCGAGCCGAACTGGCGGCTGTTCTTCAGTGGCGACTCCGGGTATTTCCCGGGCTTCAAGCAGATTGGCGAGCGCTACGGGCCGTTCGACCTGACCCTGATGGAAACCGGCGCCTACAACGTCAACTGGCCCAGCGTGCACATGCAGCCGGAGGAGAGCCTGCAGGCCCATCTCGACCTGCGTGGGCGGCGCATGCTGCCGATCCACAACGGCACCTTTGACCTGGCGATGCACAGCTGGCAGGAGCCGTTCGAGCGCATCACCGCGTTGGCGGCGGCGGCCCGGGTGGCGCTGAGTACGCCGCAGATGGGCCAGCGCGAGAGCATCCTCGCGCCGGACGCGGGCCAGCCTTGGTGGCAGGGCATCGGCAGCGCGCCGGGCGAGCCGCTGCTCAGCCCGGACTAG